One genomic segment of Hevea brasiliensis isolate MT/VB/25A 57/8 chromosome 3, ASM3005281v1, whole genome shotgun sequence includes these proteins:
- the LOC131178339 gene encoding agamous-like MADS-box protein AGL18: MSRGKIEIKRIENVNSRQVTFSKRRNGLLKKAKELSVLCDAEVAVIVFSSTGKLYEFSSTSMENTLTTYCNGVDLEWLELSTDEHEIEKQNTHRAKVNALKDEVSKLRLTCLQTMGQQIDRLSFKELHHLERQLSEGLLSVEDKKEQKLIEENEKLRKQFNPFERRSSVARTAKTASYDGGEKEEESDNDISVTLLQLGLSCERNKKRKANKNEFICNDSGVRLAQSDSL, translated from the exons ATGAGCAGAGGCAAGATAGAGATAAAGAGGATCGAAAATGTAAATAGCAGACAAGTCACCTTCTCTAAGCGACGCAATGGGTTGCTCAAAAAGGCCAAGGAATTGTCTGTTCTCTGTGATGCTGAAGTTGCTGTCATAGTCTTCTCTAGTACTGGGAAGCTATACGAATTTTCTAGCACTAG CATGGAGAACACTCTCACAACATACTGCAATGGCGTGGATTTAGAATGGCTTGAACTTTCTACTGATGAACATGAAATAGAG AAACAAAATACACATAGGGCAAAAGTGAATGCACTGAAAGATGAAGTCTCAAAACTACGGTTGACATGCTT GCAGACGATGGGTCAACAAATAGATCGCCTGAGCTTCAAAGAGCTGCACCACCTAGAACGTCAATTAAGCGAGGGGTTACTCTCTGTTGAGGATAAGAag GAGCAGAAGCTCATTGAAGAGAATGAAAAGCTGCGGAAACAG TTTAATCCATTTGAAAGGAGATCCTCTGTTGCAAGAACTGCCAAAACTGCTAGCTATGATGGAggagagaaggaagaagaaagtgataaTGATATTTCAGTGACTTTATTGCAACTGGG gcTGTCTTGTGAACGTAATAAGAAGAGAAAAGCAAATAAGAATGAATTCATATGCAATGATTCAGGGGTCAGGTTGGCTCAGAGTGATTCACTATGA
- the LOC131178500 gene encoding agamous-like MADS-box protein AGL15, protein MGRGKREMKRIENLNSEQSTFSKRRNGWLKKAKELSVLCEAKVAVIVFSSTGKLYEFSSTSMKNTHTRYCKGVDLEWLELSPDEHEIEKQNAHRAKVNALKDEVSQLRLTCLQMMGQQLDRLIFKELRHLERQLSEGLLSVEDKKVQMIIEENEKLQKKWRSFNEVHHCQNQHCWSLIHSKGDSLLQELPKLLAMMEERRKKKVIMIFQ, encoded by the exons ATGGGTAGAGGAAAGAGAGAGATGAAGAGGATTGAAAATTTAAATAGCGAACAATCCACCTTCTCTAAGCGACGCAATGGGTGGCTCAAGAAGGCTAAGGAATTGTCTGTTCTCTGTGAAGCTAAAGTTGCTGTCATAGTCTTCTCTAGTACTGGGAAGCTATACGAATTCTCTAGCACTAG CATGAAGAACACTCACACAAGATACTGCAAAGGCGTGGATTTAGAATGGCTTGAACTTTCTCCTGATGAACATGAAATAGAG AAACAGAATGCACATAGGGCAAAAGTGAACGCACTGAAAGATGAAGTCTCACAACTACGGTTGACATGCTT GCAGATGATGGGTCAACAACTAGATCGCCTGATCTTCAAAGAGCTGCGCCACCTGGAACGTCAATTAAGTGAGGGGTTACTCTCTGTTGAGGATAAGAag GTGCAGATGATCATTGAAGAGAATGAAAAGCTGCAGAAAAag TGGAGGAGCTTCAACGAAGTTCATCATTGTCAAAATCAACATTGCTGGAGTTTAATCCATTCGAAAGGAGATTCTCTGTTGCAAGAACTGCCCAAACTGCTAGCAATGATGGAagagagaaggaagaagaaagtgataaTGATATTTCAGTGA